In Zingiber officinale cultivar Zhangliang chromosome 3B, Zo_v1.1, whole genome shotgun sequence, a single window of DNA contains:
- the LOC122055486 gene encoding uncharacterized protein LOC122055486 yields MASRMIRWRPWPPLLSKKFQVKLVVKRVEGVGAGDEAADSGRKIVAEVRWKGPKLALSSLRRTAKRNRTREEEVSDGGMVEWNEEFETVCTLTAQKENAFHPWEVVFSLFNVSNQNMKTKESVLGVASLNIAELTSVEQETELYLPLLLPGAAESNLSLHLALSVSELRSPQDSSEIVLNPPTDTSSPLSGDATPSEKDELSALKAGLRKVKILTEFVSTRKSKKTCPDDDGSEGKCSARSDDAEYTYPFDTDSPDDLDDEVGDNKEDTSARKSFSYGTLADVNNVGNEMMVDGEYEDWVYYNHRRSDVGCSHVEDGPSSIPEFSMSKRSILPWKKRKLSFRSPKPKGEPLLNKANEDGGDDIDYDRRMLSSSDESLSASRHKGDDGSALNSLSDFGDDRFVIGNWESKELVSRDGYMKLTTHVFFASIDQRSEQASGESACTVLVAVIANWFHTDHNIMPIQSQFDSLIREGSLEWRNLCENHVYQERFPDKHFDLETVLQAKIRPLAVAPTKSFIGFFHPKGTDADSDFEFLNEAMSFDSIWDEISRAGSDCSSDAKPQLYIVSWNDHFFILKVERDAYYIIDTLGEWLYEGCQQAYILKFDNSTIIHLVSNNKKNGNPECENTDQERINVAVEGDLVCRGKGSCKEYIKSFLAAIPIRELQADVKKGRMSSTLLHQRLQVEFHFTESAGELSLDAHSASPEEALCQVSWPLQPAGAFAPAPVLVI; encoded by the exons ATGGCGTCGAGGATGATTCGGTGGAGGCCGTGGCCGCCGTTATTGTCGAAGAAGTTTCAGGTGAAGCTGGTGGTGAAGAGAGTTGAGGGGGTCGGTGCTGGGGACGAGGCAGCGGATTCGGGGAGGAAGATTGTTGCGGAGGTGAGGTGGAAGGGGCCGAAGCTGGCTCTGAGCTCGCTGAGGAGGACGGCGAAGAGGAACCGTACGAGGGAGGAGGAGGTGAGCGATGGGGGTATGGTGGAGTGGAATGAGGAATTCGAGACCGTTTGCACCTTGACAGCTCAAAAGGAGAACGCTTTCCATCCCTGGGAGGTCGTTTTTTCTCTGTTCAAT GTTTCCAACCAAAACATGAAGACCAAGGAGTCTGTGCTTGGTGTGGCGTCACTGAACATAGCAGAACTCACTTCAGTAGAACAAGAGACTGAGCTCTACCTTCCATTGTTACTTCCTGGGGCTGCTGAgtctaatttatctcttcat CTGGCTCTCAGTGTATCAGAACTGAGATCTCCACAAGATTCTTCTGAGATTGTACTGAATCCACCGACTGATACCTCCTCGCCTCTGTCTGGAGATGCTACTCCTTCTGAGAAAGATGAACTCTCTGCTCTTAAAGCTGGATTAAGAAAGGTGAAAATTTTAACAGAATTTGTATCTACTCGGAAATCTAAAAAGACATGTCCAGATGACGATGGTAGTGAAGGAAAGTGCTCTGCTAGGAGTGATGATGCAGAATATACTTATCCATTTGATACAGATTCCCCAGATGATCTTGATGATGAAGTTGGAGATAACAAAGAGGATACTAGTGCTAGGAAATCATTCAGTTATGGAACATTAGCAGATGTTAACAATGTTGGCAACGAGATGATGGTAGACGGAGAATACGAGGATTGGGTCTACTACAATCATCGAAGATCAGATGTGGGTTGTTCTCATGTGGAGGACGGACCGTCCTCCATTCCTGAATTTTCTATGTCGAAGAGGAGTATTCTTCCATGGAAAAAGAGGAAATTGAGTTTCAGATCCCCTAAGCCAAAGGGGGAGCCATTGCTTAATAAAGCAAATGAGGATGGCGGGGATGACATTGACTATGACCGGCGGATGTTGAGTTCCTCTGACGAATCTCTCTCTGCAAGT AGGCACAAAGGGGATGATGGAAGTGCTCTGAACTCATTATCTGATTTCGGCGATGATCGTTTTGTGATTGGTAACTGGGAATCAAAGGAACTAGTTAGCCGGGATGGCTACATGAAGCTCACCACCCATGTTTTCTTTGCATCCATTGACCAGAGGAGTGAGCAAGCCTCCGGTGAGAGCGCATGCACGGTTCTCGTTGCTGTCATCGCTAATTGGTTTCACACAGACCACAACATCATGCCCATTCAATCTCAGTTTGATAGCCTCATCCGAGAAGGCTCTCTCGAGTGGAGAAACCTTTGCGAGAACCATGTTTATCAGGAGCGGTTCCCCGACAAGCACTTCGACCTGGAAACAGTTCTTCAAGCTAAGATCAGACCACTTGCTGTTGCTCCAACAAAGTCTTTCATTGGATTCTTTCATCCTAAAGGCACTGACGCCGACAGCGactttgaatttttaaatgaagCTATGTCCTTCGACAGCATCTGGGATGAAATCAGCCGAGCGGGATCCGACTGCTCCAGTGATGCAAAGCCTCAGCTATATATCGTAAGCTGGAACGACCACTTTTTCATCCTGAAGGTGGAACGCGATGCTTATTACATAATCGACACCCTTGGAGAGTGGCTATACGAGGGGTGCCAACAAGCTTACATCCTCAAATTCGACAACAGCACAATTATTCATTTGGTTTCTAACAACAAGAAGAATGGTAACCCCGAATGCGAGAATACAGACCAGGAAAGGATAAATGTTGCAGTAGAGGGGGATCTGGTATGCCGGGGAAAGGGTTCTTGCAAGGAGTACATTAAGAGCTTCCTCGCAGCGATTCCGATACGCGAACTGCAAGCTGATGTCAAGAAAGGTCGTATGTCATCCACTCTACTGCATCAACGTCTCCAGGTCGAGTTCCACTTCACTGAGTCAGCCGGCGAGCTCAGCTTGGATGCTCATTCCGCATCACCGGAGGAGGCTCTTTGCCAGGTTTCATGGCCTCTTCAGCCGGCTGGAGCATTTGCCCCCGCGCCTGTACTCGTTATTTAG